The genomic DNA TTGCCTGCTGCATCTTCGCTTTGGCGGCTTCGTATCCCACGCGCATTTTCTCAAACTGCTGGTCAGAAATACTTCCCTTTTTCTTCAGCTCTTGAATGCGTTTCCAATTGAGCTGCATATCATGCAGATTGGCCCTGGCCACGGCCACACCCGCTTCGGCCTGTTTAAGCTGGTACGAGAACATTTCCGTGTCTAACATCGCGATAACAGTTCCGGCCTTGACGAATTGTCCCTCCTTAACGAAAATCCTGGCAATCTTTCCGGAAATATTCGGCATAACCTTGAGCTTCCTGTTGGGCAGAATGTTGCCGGTAAAATCATGGTATTCTTTAATCGATCGGTGGGTGACAACCGTTGTTTTTACGGATAACATGGTTTTTTCGACACCCTTTCGAGTGTTTGCCTTTTTACTGCACCCGGCGAAAAGCCCAAGTGATAGAATTCCAATAGCCAGAAAGACTGAAATAATTCGCTTCATGTATGCCTCCATTATTTAAAAATCGCTTGATTATTTTTTGGGCGATGTTTCTGACAAACCGGCTGCTTCGGATTCGATGGTTCCGGTCGCTTTTAAGAGCTTCGCAACCGAAATGCGATAATCGGCCAAAGCCGAAATGTAGTCGTTTTTTGCCTGGGTCAGCAGTCCGTTGGCATCCAGAAAATCGGTGTTGGTGGCCATTCCTTCTTTGAATTTGTTCTCGGTCACGCGAAAATTCTCCTTGGCCTGTTCCACGGTTTTCTGAGAAACCTGAATTTTTTCCTTGGCTTCGTTGGCTTGAAGAAAACTCTGGGTGACTTCCAGCGTCACACCGTCCTGAATCATCTTTTGAGTGTTTCTGATTTGAGCCAATTGGTACTCAGACTCCGCCTGTTTGTAGTAGGTTTCTCCCCAATCGAAAAGATTCATCTGAGCCACTACCGAAACCGTCCATGTGGCATAAAAGTCGGGGTTGTATTCCCGGTCCGGGTATTTGTAGCCGTAATTGGCCACAAATGCGATGGTTGGAAGATAGGACCCCTTGCTCATATCAACCATCTTTTTTCCGATGATGACATTTTCCTGAATCATTTTTAGATCGGGGCGATTGGCTCTGGCCAGCTGAAGGGCCTGTTTGATGTTTTGTATGGGGAGTGGAATAAATTCAAGAGGTTCATCCAACAAAACCTCCGTATCCAGCGGCAAGCCCAGGATATTACAAAGGGCCGTTTGTGCCAATTCAACCGCATTTTTTGCCTTGATTTCCATGAGCCGGACATTTGAAAGCCGTACCTGCGCTTTTAAAATCTCGTTCCGGGTCAGCATACCGACGTTGTACATATTTTGCAGATCCTGCATGTGGGCCTGCATTTGTTTGATCGATTCCCGTGCAATTTCGTCGAATTTGTGGGCCTTCACCAGATTCCAGTAGGCCTGCTCCACTGAAAAAATTAAATCTTCTTTGGCCTTTTTGTAGTTCTGTTCGGCGGCTTTTTTGTTGTGCTTTGCAATGGAATACCCGTTTGTGATTTTAAATCCTGTAAAAATAGGTTGTTGAAGTGAAATGGAAATTCCGTAGTTTTCCGCTCGTCCGATGGTGATTTTTTTGGGCGTGCTTCCGCTGGTCGCTCCGCCAAACATGCCGCCCCCGGGGAAAATGCTGCCGAACGACTTTAGCGGGATAAACGGGGCGTAATCCAACCGTGTGTAATTGGACTGGCCGGTCAATTTTGGGAAAAATCCGGTGCGGGCCTGTCCCAATTTGGCTTCGGCCTGATCCAATTTTGCCCGGGCTATTTTCAACTGGGAATTTTTCTGAAAGGCAATCTCCAGACTCGTTTTTAAATTGAGGTGGATTTTGTTCTGAGCCCAGCCGCTCACCGTCAGGCCGGTAACTGCAAGTCCAATAAAAAACGACTTTAAGACTAAATGTCGCATAAAAAGGCCTCCTGATTCGTCGTGAGTCATTAAAATAAAAAGCGAATACCTGTCGTTCCAATGAATAACCCTTGTTCGGAGAATTTTTCACCGAAGAAAAATTTGTCCTTACAGAGAAGATAGTGATACCGCCCGTCTGCGAAAACAGCAAAATGCTTGCTCAACGTGAAAGAAAGACCCAATCCGGTACTGAACCCGGGGCTCATTTTTTCCAGCTTTTCTCCTTCGTACTGAACCACATCGCTGCCGGGTCCGTCGATGGCATACTTCCAAAAATAGATTCCCACGCCCAGTGGCACATACAAGCCTGCCGGTCCCACATTCCATTGGAGATTGTTGGAAAAAACGAGGGCCGGAACAACGAAGACTTGTTTTCGCTGAATATTGGGGCGGGCCTCCTCTTTGAAATAGAGAGCCGTGTAAAAGCCCTGTACCTCAATCCAGTAGTGGGAAGAAAGGGTTCTGGAAAAGGAAAGTCCGTAAAGAACCCCGGGCTGCAAAATGTCGGCTGATTTTTGTCCCGTATTGTACGTGCCGGATGCCGATTTTGACAGACCCAACAGGGGAGCAAGACCGATGGTTTCACCCGCCATGGCATAGCCTGTGATCAACAGGGTCAAAAATACCCCGGTAACGATTCCT from Calditrichota bacterium includes the following:
- a CDS encoding TolC family protein, with the translated sequence MRHLVLKSFFIGLAVTGLTVSGWAQNKIHLNLKTSLEIAFQKNSQLKIARAKLDQAEAKLGQARTGFFPKLTGQSNYTRLDYAPFIPLKSFGSIFPGGGMFGGATSGSTPKKITIGRAENYGISISLQQPIFTGFKITNGYSIAKHNKKAAEQNYKKAKEDLIFSVEQAYWNLVKAHKFDEIARESIKQMQAHMQDLQNMYNVGMLTRNEILKAQVRLSNVRLMEIKAKNAVELAQTALCNILGLPLDTEVLLDEPLEFIPLPIQNIKQALQLARANRPDLKMIQENVIIGKKMVDMSKGSYLPTIAFVANYGYKYPDREYNPDFYATWTVSVVAQMNLFDWGETYYKQAESEYQLAQIRNTQKMIQDGVTLEVTQSFLQANEAKEKIQVSQKTVEQAKENFRVTENKFKEGMATNTDFLDANGLLTQAKNDYISALADYRISVAKLLKATGTIESEAAGLSETSPKK